The following are encoded together in the Flavihumibacter fluvii genome:
- a CDS encoding type II toxin-antitoxin system RelE/ParE family toxin gives MGQQKKAAAKNYQVRISNNALKNIDEITGYIAFINNQPINAIKIGDKIFNSIDRISANPLAFKECELLRTKSKMYRRAACLSWSIIYRVKPGEVLILGIIHQSRRPVNLLPLKKLK, from the coding sequence ATGGGCCAGCAAAAGAAAGCAGCTGCAAAAAATTACCAGGTAAGGATTTCAAATAATGCCTTAAAGAATATTGATGAGATAACCGGTTATATAGCCTTCATCAATAATCAGCCAATCAACGCAATAAAAATAGGGGACAAAATCTTTAATTCAATTGATCGGATTTCTGCAAATCCACTGGCATTTAAGGAATGCGAGCTATTACGCACAAAATCTAAAATGTATCGTCGGGCTGCATGCCTTTCATGGTCAATAATATATCGTGTAAAACCTGGTGAAGTATTAATTCTTGGTATTATTCATCAATCCCGCCGACCTGTAAATCTATTACCATTAAAGAAATTGAAATAG
- a CDS encoding acyltransferase, protein MNYISHPSAIIDPGAQIGDGTRIWHFCHLMPGAIVGERCTIGQNVFIDNNVMVGNGCKIQNNVSLYNGVVLEDDVFIGPSVVFTNVINPRAFIERKSEFRATIVARGASIGANVTIVCGVRIGEYALIGAGAVITKDVPDYALVVGNPGRIIGQVDKEGNRVRPL, encoded by the coding sequence GTGAATTATATATCACATCCTTCAGCGATAATTGATCCCGGTGCGCAAATCGGCGATGGTACCCGTATCTGGCATTTTTGCCATCTCATGCCCGGGGCCATCGTTGGCGAACGTTGTACTATCGGCCAGAATGTTTTTATCGATAATAATGTGATGGTGGGTAATGGCTGCAAGATCCAGAACAATGTTTCCCTCTACAATGGGGTTGTGCTGGAAGATGATGTTTTCATCGGGCCATCGGTCGTGTTTACCAATGTGATCAATCCCCGCGCATTCATTGAGCGGAAATCCGAGTTCAGGGCAACCATCGTTGCCAGGGGTGCCAGCATCGGCGCCAATGTTACGATCGTATGTGGTGTGCGGATCGGTGAATACGCGCTCATCGGCGCGGGCGCGGTGATCACCAAAGATGTTCCCGACTATGCCCTGGTGGTGGGCAATCCGGGCCGGATCATCGGCCAGGTGGATAAGGAAGGCAACCGCGTGAGGCCATTATAG
- a CDS encoding acyltransferase family protein — protein sequence MNPKLTNQRFYALDVFRGATVCLMILVNNPGDWGHIYGPLKHAPWEGCTPTDLVFPFFLFAVGNAMAFVMPKMQQMDRSAALTKILKRGLLIFLIGLLLNWFPFIKWDNNMLVAKPFSTLRILGVLQRIALAYTFAALIIYFFRTKGAFYTATVLLLGYWVVTAFSGHPAPDGSIDPFSLEGFWGTHVDRALLGPDHLYKGEGVPFDPEGLVSTIPAIAQVIFGFLVGEYIQQKGRNADMVANLFVAGVVLWIAGMAWGLVFPINKKIWTSSYVLYTVGLATIILATMIQLIEFRGWKGAWSRFFDVFGKNPLFIFVLSALVPKSLALIRIPNGVNEQGQPKWLGPLGWFYENICKPISSKPENSSLLYAIIFILCFWAAAWWMDKKGWYVKV from the coding sequence TTGAACCCCAAACTTACCAACCAACGCTTCTACGCCCTCGATGTTTTCCGCGGTGCTACCGTTTGCCTGATGATACTGGTGAATAATCCGGGTGACTGGGGACATATTTACGGTCCGCTGAAACATGCGCCCTGGGAAGGCTGCACACCTACCGACCTTGTCTTTCCTTTCTTCCTTTTTGCGGTGGGTAATGCCATGGCTTTTGTGATGCCCAAAATGCAGCAGATGGATCGCTCAGCCGCACTAACGAAGATCCTTAAACGCGGATTGCTGATCTTCCTCATCGGGTTATTACTCAACTGGTTTCCCTTTATCAAATGGGATAACAATATGCTGGTGGCCAAACCCTTTTCCACCCTGCGCATCCTGGGCGTTTTGCAAAGGATCGCACTGGCTTATACTTTCGCCGCCCTCATCATTTATTTTTTCAGGACAAAGGGCGCTTTTTATACGGCCACGGTTTTGCTGCTCGGCTATTGGGTGGTCACGGCTTTTTCCGGCCACCCCGCACCGGATGGATCCATCGATCCCTTTAGCCTGGAAGGCTTCTGGGGCACCCATGTTGACCGGGCACTGCTGGGGCCCGACCACCTGTATAAAGGCGAAGGCGTGCCTTTTGATCCGGAAGGCCTGGTGAGTACCATCCCGGCCATAGCCCAGGTGATCTTTGGTTTTTTGGTGGGGGAGTATATCCAGCAAAAAGGCAGGAATGCCGATATGGTCGCCAACCTTTTTGTCGCCGGGGTAGTCTTGTGGATCGCCGGAATGGCCTGGGGACTGGTGTTCCCGATCAATAAAAAGATCTGGACCAGCTCTTATGTGTTATATACAGTGGGATTGGCTACGATCATCCTGGCCACCATGATCCAGCTCATTGAATTCCGCGGCTGGAAAGGCGCCTGGAGCAGGTTTTTCGATGTCTTTGGCAAGAACCCGCTTTTCATCTTTGTGCTAAGCGCCCTGGTGCCCAAAAGCCTGGCCCTCATCAGGATCCCAAATGGAGTCAACGAACAGGGGCAGCCGAAATGGCTGGGACCCCTGGGCTGGTTCTATGAAAATATCTGCAAACCCATCAGCAGCAAGCCCGAAAACAGCTCGCTTTTGTATGCCATTATTTTCATCCTTTGCTTCTGGGCCGCCGCCTGGTGGATGGATAAGAAAGGTTGGTATGTGAAGGTCTGA
- a CDS encoding alpha-galactosidase yields MHKIFYSALVAICCCHTASSQSPGKDWLLSKVPAKASITLAANGKDLVLDNGLLRRSFRLAPAVACTDFQNLSNGQQLLRAISPEARLTINGKAYAVGGLSGQKEKAYLVKSEIGSYASGEPGFAFKQYEVAALQQFIPWRPTGWRPAAAKAATGKQLVLHFTGNIPALEGLEVDVHYNLYDGIPLVEKWLTLTNRGRNELKLDRVTNEILAMVEEESAVVGSPDQMAKPMGIYVETNYAFNNAMRYSISDQTTHWKTDSSYTSQVNYYYQTPCVLEVYPDKAPGIVLKPGENFMSVRSYELLQDSYDRERRGLAIRKMYRTIAPWVQENPIFMHLVSQDDAEVTTAIDQCAATGYEALILSFGSHLDMEDSSAANIARWKKLADYARSKNIRIGGYSLFSSRRISEEDDVISPVTGKTGSAFFGNAPCFGSKWGLAYRDKIKHFFAKTGFSIYENDGPYPGDVCASTTHPGHTGLDDSQWRQMEVQKDLYHWLNARGVYINAPDWYFLDGTHKIAIGYREVNFSLPRENQKILNRQNIYDGTWEKIPSMGWGFVPLTRYQGGGPEAVLEPLSEHIADYEQLMMQYYGAGVQACYRGPRLYDTESTRQVVSNTVNWYKKYREILNSDIIHLRRADGRDWDGILHVNPALKEKGLVMIYNPLKEAITRRVKLPLYYTGRQSEVMIREKEGKARKYLLNREYEAELEVRLEAGGYSWWVVE; encoded by the coding sequence ATGCATAAGATTTTTTATAGTGCCCTGGTGGCTATTTGCTGTTGCCATACTGCCAGCAGCCAGTCGCCCGGGAAGGATTGGTTACTCAGCAAGGTTCCGGCAAAAGCCAGCATCACCCTCGCCGCCAATGGCAAAGACCTGGTGCTGGATAACGGGCTCCTGCGCCGGAGTTTCCGGTTGGCCCCCGCAGTGGCCTGCACGGATTTCCAGAACCTCAGCAACGGGCAGCAGCTCCTCCGGGCCATTTCGCCGGAAGCCAGGCTGACCATTAACGGCAAGGCCTATGCGGTGGGCGGGTTAAGCGGACAAAAAGAAAAAGCCTACCTGGTGAAATCGGAGATAGGTAGTTATGCATCCGGGGAGCCGGGGTTTGCATTTAAGCAATATGAAGTGGCCGCCTTACAGCAATTTATTCCCTGGAGACCCACAGGCTGGCGGCCCGCCGCAGCTAAAGCCGCCACCGGCAAACAACTGGTGCTTCATTTTACCGGCAATATCCCGGCATTGGAAGGACTGGAGGTGGACGTGCATTATAATCTTTATGATGGTATTCCGCTGGTCGAAAAATGGCTAACGCTCACCAACAGGGGCAGGAACGAACTGAAGCTGGACCGCGTCACCAATGAAATACTGGCCATGGTGGAAGAAGAGTCGGCGGTGGTGGGGAGTCCCGACCAGATGGCCAAACCGATGGGCATTTATGTGGAGACGAACTATGCTTTCAACAATGCCATGCGGTACAGCATCAGCGACCAGACCACGCACTGGAAAACCGACAGCAGTTATACCTCGCAGGTAAATTATTATTACCAGACCCCCTGTGTGCTGGAAGTGTACCCGGATAAAGCGCCGGGCATTGTGTTGAAGCCAGGGGAGAATTTTATGTCGGTACGGAGCTATGAGTTGCTGCAGGACAGCTATGACCGCGAACGCCGGGGACTGGCGATCAGGAAAATGTACCGCACCATCGCGCCCTGGGTGCAGGAGAATCCCATTTTCATGCACCTGGTGAGCCAGGATGACGCCGAAGTGACCACAGCCATCGACCAGTGTGCGGCAACCGGTTATGAGGCGCTGATCCTGAGTTTTGGCAGCCATCTCGATATGGAGGACAGTTCTGCGGCCAATATTGCGCGCTGGAAAAAGCTGGCCGATTATGCCCGGTCGAAAAATATCCGGATCGGTGGCTATTCCCTGTTCAGCTCCCGGCGGATCAGCGAGGAAGATGATGTGATCAGTCCGGTTACCGGCAAGACCGGCAGCGCTTTCTTTGGCAATGCGCCCTGCTTCGGCAGTAAGTGGGGATTGGCCTACCGCGATAAGATCAAGCATTTTTTCGCCAAAACCGGGTTTTCGATTTATGAGAACGATGGCCCCTACCCGGGGGATGTCTGTGCATCCACCACGCATCCCGGGCATACCGGCCTGGATGATTCCCAGTGGCGGCAGATGGAGGTCCAGAAAGACCTGTACCATTGGCTGAATGCGCGGGGCGTGTATATCAATGCGCCGGACTGGTATTTCCTGGACGGGACGCACAAGATCGCGATCGGGTACCGGGAAGTGAATTTTTCCCTGCCGCGGGAGAACCAGAAAATCCTGAACCGGCAGAATATTTACGATGGCACCTGGGAGAAGATCCCTTCGATGGGTTGGGGGTTTGTGCCCCTCACCCGGTACCAGGGCGGCGGGCCGGAGGCGGTGCTGGAGCCATTGTCTGAGCATATCGCTGATTATGAGCAGTTAATGATGCAGTATTATGGGGCGGGCGTGCAGGCCTGTTACCGCGGGCCGCGTCTCTACGATACCGAATCCACCAGGCAGGTTGTCAGCAATACGGTGAACTGGTACAAAAAGTACCGGGAGATCCTGAACAGTGATATCATCCATTTACGGCGGGCCGATGGCCGGGACTGGGATGGGATACTGCATGTGAATCCGGCGTTGAAGGAGAAAGGGCTGGTGATGATCTATAATCCGCTGAAAGAAGCGATCACGCGGCGGGTGAAGCTGCCCTTGTATTATACCGGCCGGCAGTCGGAGGTGATGATCCGGGAGAAGGAGGGGAAGGCCCGTAAATATTTGTTAAACAGGGAATATGAGGCTGAGCTGGAGGTGAGGCTGGAAGCAGGAGGGTATTCCTGGTGGGTGGTAGAATGA
- a CDS encoding MBOAT family O-acyltransferase translates to MLFNSISFAIFLPIVFAIYWFLGNKGLRSQNIFLLAASYYFYSCWDWRFLFLLIFSTLLDYFTGLKMEQAQNEKLKRFWFWLSISVNLGFLGIFKYYNFFITSFTEALSNLGLHVSPWTLKVILPVGISFYTFHGLSYVIDIYKNKIKAERNFIDYALFVSFFPLLVAGPIERATHLLPQIQQKRTFNYKQAVDGLRQILWGLFKKIVIADQCAEYANLIFNNSADYSGSTLVLGAIFFAFQIYGDFSGYSDIALGTARLFGIELLRNFAFPYFSRDIAEFWRRWHISLSTWFRDYLYIPLGGSKGGVLMKVRNTFIIFLVSGFWHGANWTFIVWGLLNALYIMPSIIFNTNRNNLDVIAQGKIFPSIKELLLMMFTFSLTVLAWIFFRAENLSHALRYVKDIFTKSLFKIPYFEGIGLIVPFLLFLILFIIIEWSQRNHQYALQYLGFRWPVALRWFFYFCLILSTYYFSSIGSNQQFIYFQF, encoded by the coding sequence ATGCTTTTCAATTCAATAAGTTTTGCAATTTTTCTACCAATTGTATTCGCCATCTATTGGTTTTTAGGAAATAAAGGCTTGCGATCCCAGAATATATTCCTGCTTGCTGCAAGCTATTATTTTTACTCTTGCTGGGATTGGAGGTTTCTCTTCTTATTGATTTTTTCAACTTTGTTGGACTATTTCACAGGTTTGAAAATGGAGCAGGCACAAAATGAAAAACTAAAAAGGTTTTGGTTCTGGCTTAGTATATCAGTTAATCTTGGCTTTCTTGGCATATTCAAATATTATAACTTTTTTATTACTTCTTTCACTGAAGCATTATCAAATCTTGGCTTACATGTCAGCCCATGGACATTAAAAGTAATTTTGCCAGTGGGAATTTCATTTTACACGTTCCATGGTTTATCCTATGTCATAGATATTTATAAGAATAAAATTAAAGCAGAACGTAATTTTATCGATTATGCTCTTTTTGTAAGTTTTTTTCCGCTTTTAGTAGCCGGGCCGATAGAAAGAGCGACACATTTATTGCCACAAATTCAACAAAAAAGAACTTTCAATTATAAACAGGCGGTAGATGGCTTAAGGCAAATATTGTGGGGACTATTTAAAAAAATAGTAATTGCAGATCAGTGTGCGGAGTATGCAAATTTAATCTTCAATAACTCGGCAGATTATTCAGGAAGCACACTCGTATTGGGTGCAATATTCTTTGCCTTTCAAATTTATGGTGATTTCTCAGGCTATTCTGATATTGCTTTAGGTACAGCAAGATTGTTTGGAATAGAGCTCCTTAGAAACTTTGCATTTCCATACTTTTCAAGAGACATTGCAGAGTTTTGGAGAAGATGGCATATTTCCCTTTCTACCTGGTTCAGAGACTATCTCTATATACCACTTGGCGGCAGTAAGGGTGGGGTATTGATGAAGGTTCGAAATACTTTTATTATTTTTTTGGTCAGTGGCTTTTGGCATGGTGCAAACTGGACGTTCATTGTTTGGGGGCTTTTAAATGCTTTGTATATTATGCCTTCCATAATTTTCAATACCAATAGAAATAATTTGGATGTTATTGCCCAGGGAAAAATATTTCCAAGTATTAAGGAGTTGCTTTTAATGATGTTTACGTTTAGTTTGACTGTGCTTGCATGGATTTTCTTCAGGGCGGAAAATTTAAGTCATGCCTTACGCTACGTTAAAGATATTTTTACAAAATCATTATTTAAGATTCCATATTTTGAGGGAATCGGACTAATTGTTCCTTTCTTATTGTTTTTAATATTATTCATAATTATTGAATGGTCTCAAAGAAACCATCAATATGCGCTTCAATATTTGGGCTTTAGATGGCCTGTCGCATTACGATGGTTTTTTTATTTTTGTTTAATCCTATCTACATACTATTTTTCCTCAATAGGGTCCAACCAGCAATTTATTTATTTCCAATTTTAA
- a CDS encoding UpxY family transcription antiterminator: MADEQQNKHWYALYTKPRWEKKVYDLIQRRGVEGYCPMNKVRKKWTDRFKVIEEPLFKSYLFVRVDEQEKGVVRYVDGVVNYVYWLGKPAIIREDDIERIKRFLNEYSDVKVEQIGQPQPGDKVLITGGVFMEQEGTVLATDKKRVEILIESLGCKLVAQVDKDKVTVRKG; the protein is encoded by the coding sequence ATGGCGGACGAGCAACAAAATAAGCACTGGTATGCTTTGTATACAAAGCCCCGGTGGGAGAAGAAAGTATATGACCTGATTCAGCGCAGGGGAGTGGAAGGGTATTGTCCCATGAACAAAGTGCGCAAGAAGTGGACAGACAGGTTCAAGGTCATTGAAGAGCCATTGTTCAAGAGTTATTTGTTTGTTCGGGTGGATGAGCAGGAGAAAGGAGTGGTAAGGTATGTGGACGGCGTTGTGAATTATGTGTACTGGTTGGGCAAGCCGGCAATAATCCGGGAGGATGATATTGAAAGGATCAAACGTTTTTTGAATGAATACAGTGATGTGAAAGTAGAACAGATCGGCCAGCCGCAGCCTGGCGATAAGGTGCTGATCACCGGCGGGGTCTTCATGGAGCAGGAGGGTACGGTTTTGGCAACTGATAAAAAACGGGTTGAAATATTGATAGAAAGCCTTGGTTGCAAGCTTGTTGCGCAGGTAGATAAAGATAAAGTAACAGTCAGGAAGGGCTAG